The Cicer arietinum cultivar CDC Frontier isolate Library 1 chromosome 1, Cicar.CDCFrontier_v2.0, whole genome shotgun sequence genome contains the following window.
GTGGAAGGTTAGTCCATTGCTACTCCTCTGGTACTCCCTTAGGCTGTATATTGCTTAGAAGTGTAAACGAAAGAAAACTCAAGACTACATGTATGGCTCTAGTTTTTCATTACAATTCACAACACTATAAACTCTTTAAGTTTATATCTGACTTCTTCTATCTCCTTGTTTTAGAGTTTTTCGAGGtagttaaatattttctttagatAGTGTAAGATATTTGAGAGAAGTCTATAGATTGtaaattttcacatagtattattCTTTGGTTGTAATTTTTTCTCCGATTTAAAATTTCtatgttattttcttttgttgtgattgttatttaaatttctatatttattattatctcAAACAATTATAATGGCATAACCGTTTGAACAAGAGATTATGCCAACATTTCTGATGATGAGCCATAGAAACTAGAAACATAATAGCCTAATTTTGCTTGAAAAGCTCACCTGCAACTCCAAGGTAGAGTGAAAGCACCGTGCAACTACACCACAAAAAATGCTACCACGTCCTGCATGCTTAGGACCACACTTAGCATCCCTGTCACGGTTGATTTTGAGCTAACCACAGGAGGAACTAGCTAACTTGAATAATAAACAGAGCTTTTCATGTGTGACTAGAGATATTAAAAGCTGTTAGAACAGAAAATTCTTTTATCGTCAAAATCTCTTTTaacaaatggataatttttTTGCCATCtctaattagttaattaataaattaataacacttttaacaaacaaaaaacatacaaataaattaaaaggaaaaCATTGAAACAAATCTCTTTTCCAAAAGTTTTCTTCTCTAATTTCTTCCTTTCtaactttatttcttctttttcaaatttcttCTTTGTATTTACTTCCTTAAACCAACACTTCATTTATGGTTCTTCTTCAAACACATAGACATATCAAGTTTCAtctcctttttcttcttcttcaatgaATTAGTGAAAGTTTTCAAAGTCTAGATTTATACTATGAATAAACCAATGTGCCTCAAATTCAACATAGGCATAAGATCAATCCACAGGGAAAGACCAAGATTGAATTAATTTGACACCCCTGATGAAGAAAATTAGGTTGGAACAAGTGTCGCTGAGAACCACTAAGATGGAGAAGTTTCTACCAAAATTTCCAAAACCAGGATGTTGATTGACTtgaaatattttactaaaaacatTTTGTTCAGACAGTTATTGTTGTTAGTTTTGTATCATTAGTTTGCAGCTAGTTGATGTTAGTTTAATTGACGTTGGTTAGTAAGTTTCGCACCAATTAGCAAATTGGAATATCTATATAACCCTTCtaattaattcaataataatttgtatCATTAACAACCCAGAATTTGATCGTCCCTTCATTTCTAGATGGCTAAAACCAgtagaattttaaattataggaatataattaaaaaataaaattttagaagaattaaaaccaaatttaatatatattgcaacaaccaaaatcacaataaatccaaaaaagaaaatatatattgattcaTGGTAATTAGAGTGTTTGACTCGTTAAATCTCCTAGAGTATTTCATATGTAACATATAGATTCTTTAAGTCATCATAAAACTATTTCTCCTATAGTTGCTAGATAAAAAATTTTATACGAAATCATGTCTCTCAATTTGGTAAAAATACTGAATAAATATTGTGACACTATGTATTTTCTTAAGAAGAGTGATGTCTCCATCTCATGTGACACTATAAATTCTCTAATGTCACTTTTAGATATACCTAAAATACTGGATAAATATTGTGACAAAATGGgagagaaaaacaaaacaaaaagtaatCATTATGCTGACAGTTATAATATTTGGCATATGTGTTTTTGTacatttactatatatataatatgtttttgtATTTGATATGTATATATTGTGCACTATTCATTTCATATATTGCACACTTGGCCACTTCACATCATTTCTGGTCATCACGATAGATGTGAATAATTTTTCTGAAAATTAGTACCATATGGTAGCTTTTTATCTAAAGTGGTCAATGAATAAAGGTTATAAGATGACGAAACGCCAAATACCATTTCGAGAAAAGGTATCTTACCCATGAGATAGAGCTTGCTTAAATTTGTGTGGTTCTCTTCTTCCACACAAGACcaaatgttaataattaatagagcttgcttaaattatactttttttttaatagataaatgttaataattaataataaatcaatGAAGAGGGTTGgtagtttaaattttactaattcaaATTTTGTGTCGTGGAAAGTTGAAAACTAGATAGTTGAATTTCATATTTCTTATAAGATGAATGTAGTTTCACATCTCTTACATTTATCGGAAAGATATCATGTATACTGACAAGCTTGctaatattagtttttatatttattgatatatttggCGGGATTTAATTATCGTCACGTTGTATTTAGAATGACTTTTACTATAATCGACATAATCTTCCTTATTTCGTTTTCATAAATGttaataatgtttatttttttttttgcaccgcactcttttttctttcacttttgtTTTATCCATTTGAGCTTCCAAGGTTTTTAATGAGTCAGTGTTGTCCTTCCTTGTATTCTTGAGTTTTGTCTTAGTCCCCCCAAGCTTTTGACttgttttacattttttatttataaaatttaaacacaattgttcatgtggtcccttaacttaattttagataacacttcagtcatctatcttcttcttttttctctgatttggttatttatttaattttattacaacaactcaaaaatgtaaaaaatgaaaatatgagtttatttgaatatttgagttataaagtTGATGAAACTTGTATTATgttgaaaatgataattaattttatgaattttgtttgaaaattatgatgaaattttgtaaaataaggataacattgttacaattttaaaatataaaagatcaaatcgtttacttaaaattaaataaaggatcaaatcgggaaggaaaaaaaatgactgaagtgttatttgaaattaagttaagggaccgcaagAACAACTATACCTAAAATTTATTAGAGTACTGCAAATTATATGTGGTAGTTTTGAGGTGCCAACATAATTAGAATGTCAATTCTACTATGTGATAGTTTTTGCACTCTAATTCTTGTGTAAGAAAAGAGTCAAAAGAGAGGAAATTTGTTACCTACAAAGATTCAACTCTAGACTTTCTTCATGTCACTAATTAGTAATTacacttttttatttcattaagttttttttttttttattaatttcggtcatttaagttatttttgaattttattttggtctTAGTTTTTTCTGTGCTAATTTAGTTTCTTAAGTTACAGAGTTGTACTTTAGTCTGTTAGTAAGACACCTAATCACATGTAATTTCAAGGTAGGAAACATTTGATAGCTCAAACAAAAAACTTAGACAAAATGGATCAAAATGTCTCACATTTGTTAGTGTTtacacccaaaaaaaaaagtagtcaAAACATATATTGTGCACTAAGATGAAGTGAAATGATTTTCTTATCATCTACATCACAATCAACTGATGCATCTTAGTTATATTTGTACCTAGTCAAAGTTAGTTAGTTAGGCTATTAACCATTTCCTAATTATTCTCTTAGGAAGTTAAGTTTGATAGCTCATATATAAATTAGGAAATCTCTATtgtaaatatcaattaattctttcataataataacaattaatatgAAGAATATTCAACATATTCTCTTCTCAATTATCACAAgctaacatggtatcaaagtaAACTTTTTCTGTGTTTCCTCACTTTACCTTTACCTTTACTTTCCCTCATACTTCTCCTTCACCATCTTCAAATGGCAGATGAACATGAGGCTTCTTCCTCTAATTTAGAAATTTCCCCTTCTTTGTCTTCATCCAAAGACTCATTATTAAATCCACGAAGCCCTTATTTTTTGCACCCCAGCGCAACTTTGCTTTCGGTTCTTTTAAATGACAACAATTATCACACATGGAGCAAATTGATGTGTCGTGCTCTTTCATCCAAGAACAAAATTCGGTTTATCATTGGTACCTTGCCTCAGCCCTTACCCACGAATCCGGATTTTGAGGTTTGGGAAAGATGCAACAACATGGTCATCTCTTGGATAACAAGACCCCTATCTCCCCATATATCGCAGAGTACCATCTGCGTTGATTCAGCATCAGAGTTATGGGTTGATCTCCATGATCGTTTCACTCAAGGAAATCATTTTCGATTTTTTGATCTCCTCCGTGATCTCCATTCAATCAAGCAAGGTGAACCTTCTTTGTCTAGCTATTTCACCGATTTGAAGATTCTTTGGGATGAATTGGAGGATCTTCGCCCAACACCATCATGCGCATGCCCTATTCCTTGTTCTTGCAAGCTCCGCACAGCAGTTCGTGATTTCAAGCATCAAGAATATATCTCTTGTTTTCCTAAAGGTTTGAATGAAAATTACAATAACGTTCGCACACAGATTTTATTCATGGATCATTTACCTTCAATTAGCAAAGTGTATTCTCTTGTTGTTCAACAAGAACTTGTTCCCAATTCAATCCACAACCCCCCTGATATTGTTGTTGCTTTTAATATCAATACTCCCAACAATTCCAATCAAGGTCGTGGGAAATCCTATCGTGGTTGTGGCCGGGGCCGTGGTCGGCCTCGTCCTTCCATGTTTTGTACTTATTGCCATAAAAATAATCACATTGTAGACACATGTTATTTCAAACATGGCTTTCCACCGGGTTATCGTAAAAACCAATTTGCAAATTTGTCTTCAATAAATGATTCCAAGAATTCTTCTCTCTCCCAGCCTCCGCAGCAGCCCGATTCCAACAATCATCTTAGCAAATAAGATTATCAGATTTTGATTAATCTATTACACCATTCTAAATCTGATGTTGCCACCAAGAATTCTATTCCAGATCAATCCAATCACATAGTATCAAGTATTTCCAATACAGGTTTCGTTTCTAATCTACTTTCTCTATGGATTATGGATTCGGGGGCCTCTGATCATGTTTGTCCctttattaaatgtttttcttcaattaaaaaaattgaacccGTTTCTATTATATTTCCATATGGTTCGTCTATTCTTGCACATTTTTCCGGACATGTTTACTTTATTTCTAATCTTTACTTGCAAAATGTGTTGTTTATTCCTCAGTTCAATTTCAGTTTAATATCTATTTCAAAACTCACTAATAATTTGAATTGCAAACTCTTATTTTCTAAGAACCTTTGTACAATTCAGGATTTGCATACCCAGAAGACGATTGGGCATGTGGAGCATCGTAATAGTCTTTATATTCTTGATCGTATTCCTGCCTATGCTATAGTTTTGTCTACTGAATCTGGTCGTGCTTCTAATGACCATTGTACTGCCTTTGTTAATGCTACCTTACCACATAAATTTGATGTTCGGCATTTTAGGTTAGGACATCCATCAATAATTGTGTTACAACAAATGTGTAAACAATTTCCTTACATTtcagttaataaaaatatgatttgtgACTCTTGTCATTTGGGAAAAATGTCTAAACTCCCTTTTCCCCTTAGTGATAGTTTTTCTTTACATATTTTTGATCTTATACATGTTGATATTTGGGGTCCTATTAGTGTCCCTTCTTTTGATGGTCATCAATAATTTCTAACTATTGTTGACGATTATTCATGATTTACttggttatttttaatgcatGATAAATCTGAAACTCGTATGCTCCTTCAAAACTTTGTTTCCTTTGTTTCAACACAATTCAATACAAAAGTCCAGAAAATCTGTAGTGATAATGGGATTGAATTCAATATGCCTCCATTTTATTCTAGTTTGGGCATATTGCATCAAACCTCTTGTGTTGAGACACCCTAACAAAACTCAAttgttgaaaggaaacatcgtcaTATTCTTAATGTGACTAGATCATTTCTTTTCCACTCTAAACTACCCAagaatttttgttctttttctatTAATCATGTTGTTTTTCTTATTAATAGGTTAACTACTCCTATTTTACATAATAAGACCCCTTTTGAAATGTTATATAAACAATCTCCTACCTTATGGATTTGAAGGTTTTTGGTTGTCTTGCTTATGCTTCCACTTTGCTTCACCATAGAACTAAACTCGATCCAAGGGCCACCAAGTGCATTTTCCTTGGCTTTAGAAAATGAACTAAAGGTTATTTGATGTTTGATTTACATACTCATGCCACCTTTGTTTCTAGGAATATAGTTTTTTATGAACATGTTTTTCCATATGATAATCCTAATTCTACTTCCTTACATATTAATGATGATTCTCATgactcttttattttgtttgatgatACTGACATGCCTTTGCCTAATACTGTTTCTGTTAATAACTCCACTAATGACAGTACTTTGTCTGCTTCATCTAGTCTTGATACTAGTCCTAACAATTTACATACTTTTcttgtatttgattttgatgCGCATCCATATACTCTTCGTAGGTCTTCCAAGTCTAAGAAAGCCCTGCTTACTTACACGATTTTGAGTGTAATTTTGCACATGCTAGGCACCATATGTCTGATACATTGTATCCTTTATCCCATGTCTTATCTTATTCTAAATTGTCACCTTCTTTCTATCATTTCATTTCCTCTGTTTCTGCTGTTCGTGAACCTACCAGCTTTAAACAGGCTGTCACAGACAGTAATTGGACTTAGGCCATGCAGTCTGAACTAACAGCACTTGATCAGAACAACACTTGGACTCTTACTGAGTTACCACAAGGTAAGAAGCCCATAGGTTGTCGATGGGTTTATAAGGCAAAGTATAATGATAATAGTTCTATAGAACgttataaggcacgtcttgttgcCAAAGGTTTCAATCAAATTGAAGGCATTGATTATTTTGATACTTACTCCCCTGTAGCCAAGCTCACTACTGTAAGACTCTTACTTGCTCTTGCATCATCTCATAATTGGCATTTGCATCAGTTAGATGTTCATAATGCTTTTTTACATGGCAATTTATAAGAGGAAGTCTATATGAAATTGCCCCTTGATGCTCATAATTGTCGATGGGTTACTGGCTCATAATCCAAATATTGTTTGCAAACTTCACAAATCTCTTTATGGTTTAAAACAGTGCAGTAGGCAATGGTTTGCTAGACTTTCCTCTGCTCTCATTTCAAAAGGGTATACTCAATCTAATTCAGATCACTCTTTATTCACTAAATCCATTTCCTCGTCCTTTACTGCCttattaatatatgttgatgacatcatAATTTCTGGAAACAACATCGATGAAATATCTGAAATTAAAACCTTTTTGAAATGTACTTTCAAAATTAAAGATTTGGGCCACTTGAAATACTTTCTTGGCCTTGAAATTGCTGGGTCCAAATCTGGTATACATATTTCCCAAAGAAAATATactttagatattttatttgatgttggTATGCTTGCCTCTAAACCATGCTCTATACCTATGCAGAAAACGTCTAAATTCAGCAAGGATTTAGGCCAACCTCTCACTGATCCAGCATCCTACAAAAGACTCATTGGAAAGCTGATCTACTTGACAAATACACGGCCAGATATTAGTTATGCAATACAACAACTTTTCCAATTTATGTGCAGCCCTACAAAATTTCATTATGACGCTGCCATACAAATTCTTCGTTATCTCAAATTATCACAAGCACAAGGCATTATGTTGTCTTCTTCATCCTATGTTCAACTTAAAGCTTTTTGTGACAGTGATTGGGCCAGCTGCCCTGATACTAGGCGCTCTGTGAGCGGGTTTGGTATTTTTTTGGGCGATTCTCTCATTTCATGGAAGTCCAAAAAGAAACCTACAATTTCTAAATCTTCTTCTGAGGCAGGATATCGAGCCATGGCGTCAACGGTGTGCAAAATACAATGGCTCACTTACCTCCTTAATGACTTCAAATTGCCAACTATTGCACCTGCCCTGTTGTACTGCGACGGTCAATCTGCAAGTCATATTGCATCTAATTCTTCATTCCATGAGCGTACTAAACATATTGATTGGAACTGTCATGTCGTCAGAGAAAAGTTGCAACAAGGACTATTTCATCTTCTCCCTATTTCTACTCATCTTCAGCTGGAGGATATTTTTACTAAGGCCTTAgattcttcaccttttcatacTATTATTTCCAAGTTAGACCTCACTACTATATGTGGCCCAGCTTGAGGGGTGATCTTAGTTATATTTGTACCTAATCAAAGTTAGTTAGTTAGGCTATTAACCATTTCCTAATTATTCTCTTAGGAAGTTAAGTTTGATAGCTCCTATATAAATTAGGAAATCTCTATtgtaaatatcaattaattctttcataataataacaattaatataagGAATATTCAGCATATTCTCTTCCCAATTATCACAAGATAACAATGCATAATCGACATTGTTAAAGCTATCAGGAATAGGCATTTACCTAGAATGTATTGGGGTACCCTAATTGCTAGAACTCTGAGCAATAGTGACTCTAAGATGACTATGAATTTTTTCTTTCGTAAAAACGCTTGGAAATGGAGTAGCCCATAGTTTGGCTAGATGGGCCTTAGTAGAGCCAAACTCAAACCTTGCATATGAGTCATCATTAATTCCATGTggtattttttcaaaacaaaaaaaaaaagaggaagatAAAATTGACCCCGTtagtttaaatgaaaaaaatgtggTCAATTATTCACTCtcttaaaaatagaaatgaagAGAACATGGATAGATGATTACCTAATCATTCAATTTTTCTCTCAACTCAGTTACAGGTGTTTGCAGTGCGgtttgaattaattttgaaaaaaatatcatcTGATCCAAAGATTAAAATACCTGCAGTTTAGTTtgaataacaattaaaaataatatacgaTATGATCCAAATTAATATGATTTAAATTAGATCGATTTTCGATTGatccaaattataatttataaaatattattttaatactaatattatGAAATTACATTAGAGTTagaaatttgaagaaaaatattatatatatatatatatatatatatatatatatatatatattctgcaaaaaattcacattatagaataacattaattagtcttgtttgaattatataaaatattaataaaaatatataaatataaacaaacaaGTGTTTTTGAAAACTACTTAAAACTAATAAACAATAGTTTAATACAATATCTCATACTAACAAAAAAAGtatgtattaaaatttataaatgcagTTTGATTCGGTTTTTAAAAATGAGTCGAAAATCTGATCTATGCAgtttttacaaaagaaaatCCAAATGCATccaataatattatgttttgtGGTTTTCAGTTTTTTGGATTGGTTTGCAATTTTTTGAATGTGAACACTCCTAAACTTACCTATATGATCAAGATATTAGTTGATTAAGTCCAAAACGTGCATGGAGAactattttcttaataataGGATTATGGATGATGTGGTTGGTTGATATGAAAGTATAGAACTTAGCCAACGAGGCAATTTTGGTTGAGAGTTACTTATATTAGTGGTGTGAGCCATGATCTATGATGATGTAATATGGTAGTTAGGTGGGTCAAATATGTGTCAAACTATTACTATAGGTTGCTTAGTTATTTTAAGTCTAAAAATATCTATTGTAAAGTTTATATTC
Protein-coding sequences here:
- the LOC140918893 gene encoding uncharacterized protein: MADEHEASSSNLEISPSLSSSKDSLLNPRSPYFLHPSATLLSVLLNDNNYHTWSKLMCRALSSKNKIRFIIGTLPQPLPTNPDFEVWERCNNMVISWITRPLSPHISQSTICVDSASELWVDLHDRFTQGNHFRFFDLLRDLHSIKQGEPSLSSYFTDLKILWDELEDLRPTPSCACPIPCSCKLRTAVRDFKHQEYISCFPKGLNENYNNVRTQILFMDHLPSISKVYSLVVQQELVPNSIHNPPDIVVAFNINTPNNSNQGRGKSYRGCGRGRGRPRPSMFCTYCHKNNHIVDTCYFKHGFPPGYRKNQFANLSSINDSKNSSLSQPPQQPDSNNHLSK